The following DNA comes from Peromyscus leucopus breed LL Stock chromosome 2, UCI_PerLeu_2.1, whole genome shotgun sequence.
CCTATTCCTATCTGATTACTAGCAAATATGTCACCTTTGTGATGTCAAGTAATTTGTCTGCTAATGAACCATCTTGTTAAGAGAGAGCAATACAATCCTCAGTAGCAAAACACCAGTGAGTTTCTGTgtattcctgtttttattttatagctagtGTAGATATGGGAACATTTTAAATGTGATGATTCATGAAGCCCTTATGGCACCACAATTTCCATCAGAGGCAAGGAGAGCTTGAGAGGTAGGGGTGGTCTGAAGAGTGCCAGGTCCAGAGATCATTGGGCTCCAAAACAGTCACCTTGGAGATGCACTGATTGAGGCCATATGGAGATATTAAAATTAGAGTGGAAGTCTataaggagaagaggaggggagggataaGGAAAGATTCTGACCTGTTTCTTCTCCATTACCACTCACCTATTGAGAATGGCAGGAAAGATTCTCTCTTCTTAAACTGTCCATTCTCCAAAAAGTGCTCTGGATTGAAGGTGTCTGGAGTGGCCCACTCTTTGGGGTCCCTGTGCAGAGCAGTCAAATTGGTCAGGATCATGGTCCCCTAAGGAAGACAGCAAAGAGTCAAGGCTTGATATATGGAACAGACCAAGACAGGGGATGAGGGTTCCCAAGCTCCCATTATTCTTTACACCCTCAGCTCCTCTAAAATTTCTATCCTTAGTCTAGATCAATTATAGATTGTGCATCCTTAGGATATTACAGTGATATTAGTCTGTTCTTTATTACAAAACACAAGTCTGTGGAAAGAGGTCAGCATTTGCCTAGGGAAACAACATGTGACCAATCCTGGGAACATAACTGGATATGGGGTGAACAACCATCCACCCATCTCCTTCCTACAGTGAGGACCATGGAAAGTCTGCAAAAGAAATGATGACTCTTCCTTCATTGCTTTTCTATTCATAACCCTCAGTATGGAGACCTGTGAACTCAGTCCCTCAGCATGGTTAGTAACACATGAAAGAAGCAGAGTAAGCAAGCCCAGTCCAACAGATTCCCTGGCAGGGTGCCTGGATTCCCCAAAGTGTGGCTATAGGCTCACTGACTCATCCTCCCCATCAGTGATCTGATCCATTCTAtcaatctctttttattttgtcatgtcaATGACTACTTCTCACTACCACCTTAGTGTTCTCTTTGATCCATATCTCCTCCTCCACAGTTGACAATGCCAACAATGCCATGAATACAACTTAACCACACCATACTCCCACCTCACATTAACATCAGAAGATGCTAGGATGTCCTTCAGCTAATAAAGCCAACTTTTACTTTATTTGCTGAAATCAAAGCAGATTTCACCAAGGAATCTTCCTTTCTCTACTCCTCTTTGTACACATAAACATAAGTTAGACACCTTGCAGGaaagctatttttcttttgttctgggaacactatctctttctctcagtttaaatgttttcttgggGCAGAAATACATGTTACTTTTTGTGTTTAGATTCCTCAGAAGATGCCAAGGATGGACTGGAACCCTGGAATCTGAGAGTACAAAGTTACCTTGGGCAGGTGGAATCCAGCAAGTGTGCTATCTGCTGTTACTTCCCTGGGAGCATTCAGGGGGATGATGTTACCCATCCTCTGCACCTCATGGATGACAGCATTGGTGTAGGGCATGGACTCTCGGTCAGTTGTGCCTGGCTGTCTCCCATGGCCAATCACTCTGTCAATCTCAGCGTATACTTTTTCTGCCAGAAAACAGGGGCTCTGTTAGTTTAAAAGTTTAGTGTCTTTTATGAAGACAGAGAAGTTGTCTCTAAGATGTTATCCTCTTAATTTCATCCAGTTTTCTTCTTATAAAGGAACACCATGTTCCTCAACTCTTCAAAGGACTGCTTTGAAAAACTGTCGACTGTGTAATTTCCTTATTCTTACAAAATAGAATAGCTTTCCTCCTACCCTGAACTGATTAGCTATGATCAGCATGGTATCACATAGTACTACCAAATTGGGCTTCTCAAATAAGTTCCTTTAACCTAGTggtttataaaatacaaaattttagttttctgagtttGGAAGTCTGGGAAATCTACAATTAAGGAATCAAGAGATTTCTTTTCTGATAAGATTAATCTTGTCTCATAGTTGGCAAAGCTTTACTGTGTCCTAGTGTCATAAGGGGAAGGGATCTTTTTTGGTTcctgcttttaaaagtaaaaattaaaaacatatttttctattAGTCTAAGAGTGAAGTCCataggacagcttgtaggagtcaaTTCTTGTGCCTTCTGGATGCTGGCACTGAACTTAGGTGTTCAGGTTTGCAGGATGTCCatttaccagctgaaccatctcactggcttctTCTGTATCTCTTTTTTATATGCACTACCATTCAAGGCTTATCACCTCCTAATACCACAAAATTggtaattatatttcaaaaatgaGTTTATAAAGAGGACACAATCTTTCAACCTACTGAATGTCTGTTGGCTGTGATTTCTTAAGGAGatgtctcagaataaaaggcaCAGAGCAAGCTGTTTGTGAACATTATTTGCTGCTGAAGCCACTTTCATACTTCCAGGATCAGTTTCCTCATCAACAACTAAGAATAAGCAGGCTTCATTTTAATGATGTTTTGATAATTACATAGACTgatacaaaccaaacaaacaattgaAACTGCTCACTCTTCCCCATGTAATTTACCCACTTTCTATATTAATAGAGATTCCACTGATGCCCagctaaacatttaaaaacttaatttccTAGATTCATTTGTTGTAAATGTGAGCATGTGACTAAGTTCTggccaagaaaaagcaaatagGCATGACGTTTTATCCTGGGACAAGGTCTGAAAAGATggctccttgcttccttcctctcttcttttcctgtggATACAAAGACTGTTCTCATGGGAACCACCCTAGAGAATGTTGATCTTCACTCCCAGTTTAACACAGCAACAAGTTGAAAGGATTTGGAATAATAAGCCCATTACAAGGTATAGTTTAAATGTTTCTTCTGTGTGAGAAATAAATGTATATCCATGTATTACAGTTTATAAATACTTAAATgggcatatgtatatattcaaaatTATCATGATTGCCATGCTTTGTTTTTGTGGTCAGGTTTTCTATTGTAGCCAGATAACCTCAAACTtgtattatttttgctttatattcACAAGTATTATGATTAATTGTGTGTTCCACCAATTTTGGGATCTTCATAGCAATTTTTAAGTGTATAAACCAATAACTATTCAGTCCATACCACAGACTCAATTGAAATTTTGTGCCAAAGAAATTACTCCATTACTTTTAATCATAGCCTCAGGCAAGTTCTTACAGCAAGAGCAGAAGACCACCAGATTATTGGTCAAAGTATCACATGAGTAGCTGACAATTGGTTGCAAATCAAGACCTAACTCTTTCTGAAGCCTTGTGATCTAGTTCTGTGGtataatattaacattttattttgaatataattttcAAGAAATTTTTATCTGAAAGTGAAACTTAATGTTTATAAATAcactcaagttcccatccctcaTTCAACTTTTTGTGTCTAAAAATTTATTATTCTAGATAAATCATTTGCATTGGGTAGGATAGTTTCTATAATTTTGCAGTTGGTCATTTAACTTAGTATCTTGTCCTGAAAGCTTATCTGTGATAGAGCAGTTATTAAAACTTCTTTTCTTGATGACAGAATATCCTCTCTAGCTCATATATGCCAtactttatttattcatggtCCATCAATTCTCTGATTGGTCCTACATCTTGAGTTCTGTGAATATTGTAAAATGAACATGAGTGCAATATCTGTCATGTAAGTCTAGTCATATTCTGGAGCCTCTGCTACAGaagtcaaatctgatcttcaaTAACACTCAaggtttttaaaacttaaatagtCAGGTAGACATGCATTTTAAATTGCAACCCAAGATGCATGTTGTAGAAATTCGAATAAAAATCTttcccataggctcaggtatcTGAACACTTGGTGCAGGTCCTTGGCACTGTCTGTGGAGATTATGGGACCtttaggagatgtagccttgctggaagaagtatgtcacttgcGTCAGCTTTGAAAGTTCATAGCCTTGCCCCATTTCCAGTTTTATCTCCACTTCCCGTGTGCAGTTGAAGTGTGAATTTTCAGTGTTCTCCTCTGGCCATCTGCACCATGGCTGCCCCACATTAATGGAGTCTCTTCTTGGAACTACAAACCAAAACAAGCTCTTCCTTCaataagctgcttttggtcatggaattttatttagttatagaagaataactaatacagaaatgGATACAAAGAAATGGGCTTACTGCTATGAAGATACTTAATATGTTaggctttatattatttatttttagagaaatgtGGAACACTTTGAACATTGGAATAGAGAAGTGATTCACAGAGATTAATGGGCCATTCTAATAGGAGCCTGAAAGACAGTAGTGTAGGCCTAGATAATGAGGTTTCAGAAGGAAATAAGAACTTGATTTACAACTGAGTTTCTAATCACTCATGTGATACTGTGATGGAGAATTTGGTGGGTTCTTCTGCTCTTGCCCTAAGGACTTGCCTGAGGCTATGATAAAAAGTAATGGAGTAATTTCTTtggcataaatattttaattgaatctGTGTTATGGTTATCATTAGTTACTCTTAGgtctattattaaaaaaagaaagttgcacagaatgaaattaaaaatatagagctTGGAAAACAAAGGAGTATTAAAAGCTTAATGTTTTCCTCCAAACCTCTGATGGATAATAGGCTGTCATTGTTAAGGAAATTACTGCCATTAAGGAGAGGCCCATTGCTGTTCATGGAAACAATGGGAAGCTTTCCCTGACAGTAAGACTTTAGATAAGCTTTCAACTTGCAAAAAGAAAGGTTCCAAGGACTTAACTCCCCTgcttctggaaaacaaaaactaatgcaAATGTGATCCAAAGGCCAAGGGCCATCACAACCTGGCAGCTGAACTTGTCAGTTCATCATCATGTTTTAGAGTTATTGGGGATGCAAGAATGAAGGACTTGATGAATCTTTTTATGGCATTCCAGAGGAATGGTTAAACTAACAGTAGAGTCCTCATTAGAAGAACATGAAAGTCCATTGCATGACATTTTGAAATTGAAGGCTGGGATGCAGTAGAACCCACAAGGTATTTGAGATGCCAGACCCATGAGACACCAGCAAAGGGTTTCACTCTTGCTGTGTTTCAGTATTTTCTCAGTATATCTCCATTCATGAATAGAAATGTATATTCTCTACTACTGCATGCTGGAATTATATATAtctgtgttttggttttgcaGTAGGTCACAGTTAGGGATTGCCTTGAGTTTTAGAAGAGGCTTTAGACTTTAAAACAGTATTGATATTGTTAAAGACAATGGAGACTTTTAAAGTtagactaaatgaattttgcatcaTAACATCACCATGGGTCTATAGGGACCAAAGGACAAATGGAGAGGAGTAAATGAGAAATGTACTTTATAAACCATAGAATTTAAACACTTAGACCTAGGTGGTGGGCCTGCTTGAGAAGTCAGGGTACCTTTAGGAAACAGAGCCTTActgcaggaagtatgtcactggagataGGCTTTTAGGGTTTCTATCCTCGTACTACTTTCAGTTTGTCTTAGCTTTGTGTTTGTAGTTTAGATGTGatttctcagctttctgctcctacTTCCCACTGCCATCCTTCATGTGTAGTTATAGACTCTGTCAGTCAAAATAAACTCTCCTATATATAAGTTAGCTTTAgttatagtattttatcacagcagtggaaatgggggcaatatacatataaataaatatagaaataataacatACATTTTgcatcaagaaagaaaagaagttggTTATGAAGAAAGCTATGCAAACATGAgtacctgaatttgatcccttgAATTCATGTAAAAAATCCTGTTATGGTTGCATGTACTTCCAATTCTAgtgtactgggaggcagagacaggcagattcccaTGGCACACTGGTCAGAAAGTCTGCtctaattggtgagttccaggccagtgaatgaccctgtctcaaaaactggaTGGAGCCCAAGAAATGACCAATTTCTCTTTACTATGACCATTTTATCTTTACTATGTGAGACACATAGTGATCATTATTCTTATGACTTCATTCTTCACTCATATATTCTttccacaattaaaaaaaaagtcccataacatgaaaaatattgttctttttcttttgttttattttgatacagggtttctctttgtagctttggaaccttttctgcaacttactctgtagtccaggctatcctcaaactcacagaaatccacctgcctctgcctcccgagtgctgggataaaggtgtgtgccaccaccacctggctatgaaAAATATTATTAACTCCCACCTGATAAACCAATTATTCTGTAATCTGGAGCAATAAAAATGATGGGATGGTCCAATATTTCTGAAGGGGTGAAAGTCCTTGTGCAGTATTAAACAATGTATAAAGCTAGGTGATCAGGCATATTGTAGCATTTCTCAAGGGAGCTCATGGCTGCAATTGCCAGGTAGTAAATTCTTAGTACAATATAAAAACATCTTAATATGTAATATCTGAGAAATTCTTCTGAAATCTCAAGATATTGGGATAGTACATGCTTGGATAGAGCGAAATCCAATACCATACTTAGAGGCAAGAATAAGGACAATGccaatggagaaaatgaaatgtatgAAGGCACCATGCAGAGTGTGTATGATAGAGTCTGGACAGACAGAAGTGACATCAACAGGATGCCAGGTATCTGACTAAGGCATCTGGATGGTGTCCAGGGCAAATAGGAAGGCATtgctggaaaggaaggagggactgAGTAGATTTAGATGCAACAGTGTCACTCTCTGAAGGAATATATCACAGTGACAGCTGAATTCTCTCTATTTCCCTAGAACTGAAGATTCTGCAAAGCACGGAATATAAAATCTGCACCAATGTTTTGTCTCAATTCTGACAGTACAGGTGAAGTCCATGCTCTTTCCCCACTACACCAAAAGACTTTGCCTCATAACTGTCCCATGTCTTCCAATCTATCATTTAAATTTCCAGCCCCATCTGAGCAACAACTTTAAGAAGCACCATTCTTCCTTGTCCAGGTACATTCAGCATATGGTCACCTTGCACTTCTTGGTGTACAGACATGTAGAGCAGAGCCCAGCGCAGTGTCGCCGACGTTGTCTCTGTTCCAGCAAAGAAGAGGTCCAGAGTGCTGCAGATGAGGTTTTCTTCATTGAAACTTGTAGTTGTCTTGTCTGGGTGCTAGAAAAGATAGTATGTATTGtatcctttttgtttattttctatctatcatctctatctatctatctatctatctatctatctatctatcatctatctatctatctatctatctatctatctatctatctatctatctatctatcatctatctattatttgtctatctatcaatcatctatctatctatctatctatctatctatctatctatctatctatctaatatttgtctatctgcctatctatctgcctgcctatctatctatctatctatctatctatctatctatctatctatctatctgttctCCTCCCACACAtcacatcctgactgcagttttcctccctccacttctcccagatACCTcccactcttctctctcccagatccacttcttGTTTTCCCTTCATAAAAGAGCTGGCCTCCCAGGTCTATGAACCAAACATGGCCTAATAAGTTATAAAAACATTATGTCCAAGCCCTCatgtcaaggctgaacaaggcagccaagtaggaagaaaagagtttGAAGAGCAGTCAAAAGGGTCAAAGATACCTCCACTTTCCTTGTTAAATATAGCCTTTATATATATTCTAAGATATTGGAATACATTAGATATACaatacaaaatattatatatatatataaatgaatatatatatatatatatatatatatatatatatatatatatatatatatatatgacttgcAGGCTGTTAtctagctagtccaacaatggctacctaccaacacacacacacacacacacacacacacacacacatacacacacacacacacacacacacaccccacacatattCTATCAGCTCTGTTTCTCTACAGAACCCTAAGTAAAACAACACACATCTTAATCATAGAAAATGATATGGGAATATAGCAAATACCTAACATGTGTTTTTGGTTGCTACAGAAAGAATAAAGTGAAATCTCCGTGTTCAGTAGTTGTGCTGTTCCCTCATTAGTCATAAATTGTGAAAACCTCTCTAGTCCTCTCAATAGTTCTTTGGAATGTAGTGTTATCTTTGCCAACCCTCTCCAGAGGCATCAATTTGTTCATACTTCTCCTAGTTTTGATGGTCTAACACCTGAATTCACATATGGTGAATATTTTGCCTCATCTTCTAGGGCTAAAACATTGCTTCTATAGCTATTATgccaggaaaatgaaataaaagagaaggtAGAAAGGTATGTAACACTGTACACTTGGTCAGAGAAGGAACCTGGAATTCAGTGAGTCAAAGATTCTATGATAGTTGTGATAATACAGATTACTGGAGTCTGATTGGGACTCTAACAGTTGCTGTGGTCCATGGCATATTACAGTAGATGACAACTGATATTCATAAGGTCAATTcaccagatgaataactctctgatggaAGAACCTCATCAAACAAGGCTTATGGGACCATTGCCTATGGATGCTGCTTTGCTTCTGTCTGaaatttttctcatgtgccactatatttcttccctaaaaacagctaTGGGTATTTCTTCCATTGATGCTGTGTTTATCTCTTGAACAGGTTCCATCTACTGGGCAAACATATATCTGTGGATGGTtaagaagatgatttcttctcaagctgtataattttgatgaatagaaataataccaagatatttttcatagctcaggcagacagagaaaaataacagtattctcagctacaaagacagCTTTTTACACATTTAACTAATTTTAGACCTCAGAGCTGGCTGCCCCTGAAAATGAATCACAGAAGGACAAATTCCCAGGTGTCTGGTTGTTGAACCAAGATCAGGTATAAAGCAAATTTAATGCCAGTTCTCCACTCGCTAAAGTCTGGATGGTAACATTATACATATAACTCTCTGGACAAATTATTTGAGCAAATGACTTTCTGTATGAACTCCTAAATCTCAGTTTTGACACGAGTCAAGGTTCAGCAAACTAATTGTTTATGTTTAGGTCCTGGGATACTATTAAGGTAACTGTATCTCAAGAAAGTGCTGAGCATTCCAACACTATGTGTCTCCTGCCTGCTCACAAGGAAACTTGCCTGACAGTCAAGCATTGTCATGATTATGGTCAGCATAACATTTCAAGTCTGAGAGAAACTGTATGATTTCACATGTGTTATCAGAAaggctctgctttttttttttactcaagaAACGCAATGTGAACCTCAATATGTAACTTATATATTGTCTAGAGTTTTCTGTTGGAGAGAGATGTACCTGTGTGGAAACAGAGAGATTTTCAAAAAAAGAGATTTTTCAAgttgaagtaaaaaaaagaaagttaccaccaggatgtgtgtgtttctttctaaaTACCACTCAGATAGAAAAGTTTAGTTCTCACTGacatcatggattttttttttgcataccctcAGTGCAGTCTTAGATCTATAAAGACTGTAATAATCATTATAATTAGCATTATGATCTGAATCTGAAACATCCCCTACAGGCTCATATTTTAAATGCTTGGTTCCTACTTGCTGCGACTAATTTGGAGGTTCAAGAGAATTAGGAGTTAGAGCCCTTTGGAGAGTCCACACTCAGGAAGGTACTCAAAGTTATACCAAGGCCCTGGACTCTGTCTTTGGTCCTGCTTCCTGGTACATAATGAAGTGCAGGCTCCAGCATACTCCTCTGCCACCATGAGCTAATCTGCTCTGCCATTTCTTCTCTGTCATATTGGATTAAAAACtcctgaaactgtgaaccaaaataaatattcagtATCTTAAATTGTTTCTGCAGAGTATTGTCACAAAGATGTAGTGGTAACACCTACATGCAACAGGCTACTTTCTGGCCTTTTGTGTGGTTGAAGAGTCTCGATACAGATTTAGTGGAAGGCATCAGCCCTGCCCAGGCCTTGAGGTTAAAGTCTAGCATTCAGTCAAACTGCCTCTTCCCTGCAGTGGGAACTGATATCGGGAGGGTGACTGGCCTCAGACTAACCCATCAAATACTACAACTCTGAAGTTTAATtgctgcttttgtgtgtgtgtgtgtgtgtgtgtgtgtgtgtgtgtgtgtgtgtgtgtgtatagttacTTCACCTAAAGGTAAAGTAGTACTGTCATATCTGAATTGAATGGCAAAAATCATAAAgacagcacagctgcttgacaaagattgAGCAAAGCTGAGCTgtatgatggctgccatgccacctttggttttcatctgcACCTGTTGCATTCTTGGggcaatttttatatttgtataattcggcaatattggattgatggaaaatttcttatgaatcatttatgccttctcccaggaatgctgcttctaagctttcccaggacagtcctgaacatactattctcCTCACTTTTAgtgagatatccttatctacttgaaggtcttacTTATGCCTTGGATATtatgacacataaagaagccaggggTCTCTTCATGAgactatgagacattcttgaaacatctgtctctGTACTTACTCACGAAAAAgctaatcaaaacaaagtaaacttaaacaAGGTGGGCTAGAAGAGTTAGCCATCATTCAGATtataagcctcttcccactgtacactcagacaattatatggcatacaactctgccctaattagagacatattgatgaccAAAGTATAGAGTGAAAAGATAATAAAGTATGAGACAccaggacctccctttcttagaaaatttagcacatgcagagccactgtggtgatgtattaccaaagaacaacagaatgccaggattagacatatagacaaattctataaagttaTAAACATGAGCATTGTATTGTGCCAAAATTTGAATAATGACTACAGCAGCTTTGACCTGAGAATTTTTTCCCCTGGGCACTCTgatcattaagagttaataatacactacttgggacatggcaaaaagcccagggtggcttgaagattttattttagtctagtgtccttgaagtaaccaaagctaccagcctgagaacaggctttcatatgcctctagattcttaaaaattgggttatggggttaatgaatAAGAATGATAAGTGTATTTAATAATGTTAAAACCTGAGGGAAATGactggaaatgataactctgttctgtcaagTTTagtaatgatgactaaaagatgagcaaaaggaagtgaaacacatgtgcAAAACCCAAAATGGTATGATCTATGTTTTCGAACATCATGGATTTATTTTCGTTACTAAATTCTGTGTAAATAAAAAAGCAccctggctgctagtcagtcaagcttcaagattctcccaaccaccatGGTCTGGCTCATTTCCTTCCCCTGCTGACTACTTCCATCCTTTGCTGTGAATTGTACCACTGGGGATGACTCCTatatgcttcctctctgtctatctctcctaaaatgaaactaagaagtatCCCGTTTCTGATGTTTCTGTGGCAGCCGCTCTAGTATACACCCATCTTCAGACCCTGATTTCATCTGGAGCTGGACTCTGGTAGGTAAGGTCAAGGAAGGGCATTCAGTTCCACTATCTGCCATTTTCAGGAACTCATGCAAAACAGCAGTGGACCTTTTACTTCTAATGATATTCTTGGTGTAATGGTACtatgtatttctaaaatatatttataatttatagttGTACTGTTTGTTAATCATTGACCTACAAAGATGTCCACATCTTCTTTTTATAACCCGTGTATGTTATTTGGTAAGCTAAAATTGACTTTGAAGATGTGATTAATTAGAGAGAAGAATATTAGCCTGTGCTATCCTTATTAGAGGGGGCTTGAGCttaagagccagagagaggagaTATAAGATGGAAACAGACAATGAGAAAGGAAATATGATACATGCTTGATCCTGAAGATGGAGGTAGGAGCCATAAAAAAGGATATCAGTGTCATCTGAGAATTTGGAGCATTGTGGTAGCGGGATCTCTATAATCCTCAGAAGAAGCTCAACTGATCAAGAGGAATAGGAATTCATCTAGTACTGAATCAGTGCAATGTTATACCCTTAAATGTATGGCAATGCAGGATCAGTTGGAAACTACTAAATCATTATATTTTTTCTAAGAAGAGCCAGGAGGCATCTTCCTCACCTTTGCCATTTCTGTAAAGAAAGCGTCAATGAAATCTCTTGGCTCTTCAGGATTCCAATCTTTCCGGTGACTGTCCATCATTTGGGAAACAAACAATTTCAGCTTTTCCCACTTTCTGAAAACTGTTTGATGTGATCCAGGTACATACTTCATTATGGATGGAAAGACATTGTAgagcttataaagaaaaataagaaaatcttgGAGACACAATGGAGTAACATTTCTATATTTCTAAACAATCTTgtccttccctctgcttctcttaGTGGAACTTTGAGGTCATCTtagtttctgatttctttctcaccaCTGCAAATGCAGGTGTTTCAATTGTGCCATGCAAAATGTATGAGAGAACAGGCTGCTTATCACTAACCTAGCTCCTTGCTCCCTGGTCTGCACCATCATCTCTCCTATCTGAATGGTAACATATTAGTTAACAAACtttttgattccattgatcatgCCTTCTGAGATTATTTTGCAAATAGTTTTGGAAGAGATTATTTGCCAAAGTGATCACATGGCTCCACTCCTTGACTTAAATCCCCAAAAGCCATCCACTGCATTCTAAGTTGGACACACCACTTTGAACCAGTAAGCGTTACAGATCTGGAACCCTCAAAATCTTTATCACTATCCATGTTTCAACACTGTCCAGCCATGGTCAATACTATGATCACATTGAAGGCATTCTCTTTCAGGCCTATGCAGTTGGGATCGATTGTgattagaaaatatttctgaaactGGTGTGATCCCTGCCCCTCACTTCATGAAAATAATGTTCAAATGCCATGTCTTAGAGCTTTGCTACTTGATTATAGTGAAAGTTATAGGCGTCTTGCcaccctattcttttttttttaattggttttttgagacagggtttctctgtgtagctttggagcctttactggaactcactctgcagcccagcctggcctggaactcacagagatccgcctgcctctgcctccacagtgttgagattaaaagtgtacaccaccactgcccggcttgtcaCGCTGTTCTAATACTT
Coding sequences within:
- the LOC114681994 gene encoding cytochrome P450 2J3-like — protein: MSSGQTWKEQRRFALMTFKNFGLGKKSLEQRIQEEALHLADAIGEEEGHPFDPHLKITNGVSNVICSITFGKRFEYDDGQFQELLRLSNEVIYLEASMMCVLYNVFPSIMKYVPGSHQTVFRKWEKLKLFVSQMMDSHRKDWNPEEPRDFIDAFFTEMAKHPDKTTTSFNEENLICSTLDLFFAGTETTSATLRWALLYMSVHQEVQEKVYAEIDRVIGHGRQPGTTDRESMPYTNAVIHEVQRMGNIIPLNAPREVTADSTLAGFHLPKGTMILTNLTALHRDPKEWATPDTFNPEHFLENGQFKKRESFLPFSIGKRSCLGEQLAKSELFIFFTALMQKFTFKPPSMRS